TGGAACAGTGCCGATTCGCGCTCAGCCTGGACCAAGCCTTGGGCGTTCATGGCCTGACCCTGTTCGGCTTTGGCCATGGACTCGAGCGCGAGGCCGGCGAAGAACAATTTCTGGTTGGTGCGGGTGTAGAGTTCCTGGGCCATCTCGAGTGACCTCCCTGAAGGCTGGTAAGCGATTAGGATCAGTTTCAGGGATGGTCTGGCTGGCCGCAAGCTGAATGTCGCTTAAACAACTGGGGCCGCTTCGCACCCCTTCGCGGGCAAGCCCGCCCCCACAGGAACTGTGTTGAGCCTGTGGGAGCGGGCTTGCCCGCGAAGGGGCGCGAAGCGGCCCCAGTTCAGCGCCTATCAGCGCTTGTCTTCAACCTTCCACGCGTTACCGTCGTAGAACGCCTTCCACCCCGTCGGCTTGCCATCGACCTCGGACTGCACATACTGCTCCTTGGTCTTGCGGCTGTAGCGAATCACCGTCGGGCGGCCTTCCGGGTCCTTCTGCGGTGCATCGCAGAGGAAGTGGTACTTCGGATCGATCTCATGCTTGTGCGGGACGATTTCCATCACCAGCGGTGCACGTGTCTCGCGGTTTTTCGGGAACTGGCTGGCCGCCAGGAACAACCCCGAAGCACCATCACGCAGCACGTAGGTGTCATCGACTTTCTCGCACTTGAGTTCCGGCATGTCCACCTTATCCATCTTCGGTGGCGCCGCCTCACCGCTCTTGAGCAGCTTGCGGGTGTTCTTGCACGCAGGGTTGGTGCAACCGAAGAACTTGCCAAAGCGGCCGGTCTTCAATTGCATCTCGCTGCCACACTTGTCGCACTCCAGGCTCGGCCCTTCGTAGCCCTTGATGCGGTAGCTGCCTTCTTCGATCTCGTAGCCAACACAATCCGGGTTGTTACCACAGATGTGCAGCTTGTGCTTCTCGTCCAGCAGGTAAGCGTCCATTGCCGTGGCGCAAATCGGGCAACGGTGCTTGCCCAGCAGCACACGGGACTCCGACTCACCCTCGTCATCCGCCGCGATCTCGTCACCTGGCACCAGGTTGACGGTTGCCTTGCAACGCTCCTTGGGTGGCAGGCTGTAGCCCGAGCACCCCAGGAACACGCCGGTCGAGGCGGTACGGATCATCATCGGGCGACCACATTCCTTGCACGAAATGTTGGTCATGGTCGGCTGGTTGGCACGCATGCCGTTTTCCGCCGACTCGGCCGTCTGCAGCTTCTTGCTGAAGTCGCCGTAGAACTCGTCGAGCACGTTCTTCCAGTCACGCTCGCCCTGGGCCACGTCGTCGAGGTTCTCTTCCATGCCGGCCGTGAAGCCGTAGTCCATCAGGTTGGAGAAGCTCTCGGACAAGCGCTCAGTGACGATGTCGCCCATCTTCTCGGAGTAGAAGCGGCGGTTGTGCAGGGTCACATAGCCACGGTCCTGGATGGTCGAGATGATGGCGGCATAGGTCGACGGGCGGCCGATGCCGCGCTTTTCCATTTCCTTGACCAGGCTGGCCTCGGTGAAGCGTGCCGGCGGCTTGGTGAAGTGCTGGCTCGGGTCGATCTGGATCAGCTTGAGCGCCTCACCCTGGACCATTTCCGGCAGCACATCGTCTTCGCCAGGCTTGCTCTGTTGCGGCAACACGCGGGTGTAACCGTCGAACTTGAGGATACGGCCCTTGGCACGCAGCTCGAAGTCGCCAGCGGCCACCGTGACGCTGGTGGACAGGTACTGCGCCGGCGGCATCTGGCAGGCCAGGAACTGGCGCCAGATCAGCTCGTACAGGCGCTCTGCATCGCGCTCCATGCCACTGAGCTTGGTCGGATGGGTGTTGACGTCGGAAGGACGAATCGCTTCGTGCGCCTCCTGGGCGCCTTCCTTGCTGCCATACACCAGCGGGTTTTCCGGCAGGTACTCTTTGCCGAACTCACGCTCGATGTAGCTGCGCGCCATGTCCAGGGCGTCTGCCGAGAGGTTGGTCGAGTCGGTACGCATGTAGGTGATGTAGCCCGCTTCGTACAGACGCTGGGCCATCATCATGGTTTTCTTCACCCCGAAGCCCAGGCGATTGCTCGCCGCCTGTTG
The sequence above is drawn from the Pseudomonas putida genome and encodes:
- the topA gene encoding type I DNA topoisomerase, producing the protein MGKSLVIVESPAKAKTINKYLGNQYVVKSSIGHIRDLPTSGSASASKEPAAKRGKAAGEAPALSPKEKARRQLVARMGVDPDHGWKAKYEILPGKEKVIEELRRLAKDADTIYLATDLDREGEAIAWHLREAIGGDDTRYKRVVFNEITKKAIQEAFSQPGELDIDRVNAQQARRFLDRVVGYMVSPLLWAKIARGLSAGRVQSVAVKLVVEREREIRAFIPEEYWEIHADLGTAKNAKVRFEVAREKGEAFKPLNEAQAMAALEKLKASSYSVVKREDRPTSSKPSAPFITSTLQQAASNRLGFGVKKTMMMAQRLYEAGYITYMRTDSTNLSADALDMARSYIEREFGKEYLPENPLVYGSKEGAQEAHEAIRPSDVNTHPTKLSGMERDAERLYELIWRQFLACQMPPAQYLSTSVTVAAGDFELRAKGRILKFDGYTRVLPQQSKPGEDDVLPEMVQGEALKLIQIDPSQHFTKPPARFTEASLVKEMEKRGIGRPSTYAAIISTIQDRGYVTLHNRRFYSEKMGDIVTERLSESFSNLMDYGFTAGMEENLDDVAQGERDWKNVLDEFYGDFSKKLQTAESAENGMRANQPTMTNISCKECGRPMMIRTASTGVFLGCSGYSLPPKERCKATVNLVPGDEIAADDEGESESRVLLGKHRCPICATAMDAYLLDEKHKLHICGNNPDCVGYEIEEGSYRIKGYEGPSLECDKCGSEMQLKTGRFGKFFGCTNPACKNTRKLLKSGEAAPPKMDKVDMPELKCEKVDDTYVLRDGASGLFLAASQFPKNRETRAPLVMEIVPHKHEIDPKYHFLCDAPQKDPEGRPTVIRYSRKTKEQYVQSEVDGKPTGWKAFYDGNAWKVEDKR